GAGTTTTTGGTTTGCGTGACCGAAACAAATACGAAGACGCAGATCGATGATTTGGTCGCCGGACTCGCGGCGGTCTAGTCAATGATCTTCGGTGCAACAGAAATACTCTTATGTATCGTGCCGATATTTTTGATTATTTTGTTATCGGGATCTGGTTAGTTGTAAACAATCGGAAGACGAAGAAATAGGAGGAATAGAATGACAGTTCGCAGCTTTGTAAACGACATCGACCGCCGAAGTTTTCTTTCCAACGCCGGTAAAGGCCTCGGGCTAATGGCTCTTTCTTCGTCGGTGGTAGGGTCGTTGTTTTCGAGTGTTCAGGCGGCGGGAAAGCGTATCGAGCATCTTTCTCCGGTCGAGGCGGCTCTGGACGAAGACTACTGGGCTACGATCCAACAGGCATTTTCGGTCACGCGCGGAATTGTCAATCTAAACAACGGCGGCGTTTCGCCCAGCCCGCGAATGGTGACCGAGGCGTTTGTTCGTTACACATGGCAGCAGGAAGACGCGACCGCCTATACGATGTGGCAATTGCTCGAGCCGCAGTCGGAAACGGTGCGAACGGGACTCGCTGAGGTGTTCGGCTGCTCTGCCGAAGAGATCGCGATCACGCGAAATGCGAGCGAATCGCTCGAGATCTTGCTGATGGGCATGGACTTCAAGGCCGGTGACGAGATACTCACGACAACGCAAGATTATCCACGAATGATCACAACGCTCAAACAGCGTGAGCTGCGTGAAGGTTTGAAACTGAATCTGATCAAAATCCCTCTCGCTCCGCAAAATGTTGATGACATAGCTGCATCATTTGAACGAGCGGTGACACCAAAGACCAAGTTGATACTAGTATCGCATCAAATAAATCTTACTGGACAGATATTGCCTGTCCGCAGGATCTGCGAGATGGCGAGATCGAGGGGTATCGAGACGATCGTTGACGGTGCCCACGCGTTTGCCCAGTTCGATTTCAAACGCGACCATCTGCAATGCGACTATTACGGCACGTCTCTCCACAAATGGATATACGCTCCCAAGGGCACGGGAATGCTCTATGTCAAGAAAGACAAGATCGCGAAAGTTTGGGCACTGATGGCGTCTGAGGACAAGAACAAGAACGATATTCGCAAGTTCGAGGAGATCGGCACCCACTCAGCCGCAATGCGGCTCGCGATCGGCGAAGCCATTTTGTTTCACAATGCAATCGGCGGCAAACGCAAAGAAGAACGGCTTCGATATCTTTCGCGTTACTGGATGAACAAACTCAAGGACGTGCCAAAGGTAGGATTTAACACGTCGTTCGACCCGAAACAGTCGTGTGCGATCGCCAATTTCAAGAT
The sequence above is a segment of the Acidobacteriota bacterium genome. Coding sequences within it:
- a CDS encoding aminotransferase class V-fold PLP-dependent enzyme, producing MTVRSFVNDIDRRSFLSNAGKGLGLMALSSSVVGSLFSSVQAAGKRIEHLSPVEAALDEDYWATIQQAFSVTRGIVNLNNGGVSPSPRMVTEAFVRYTWQQEDATAYTMWQLLEPQSETVRTGLAEVFGCSAEEIAITRNASESLEILLMGMDFKAGDEILTTTQDYPRMITTLKQRELREGLKLNLIKIPLAPQNVDDIAASFERAVTPKTKLILVSHQINLTGQILPVRRICEMARSRGIETIVDGAHAFAQFDFKRDHLQCDYYGTSLHKWIYAPKGTGMLYVKKDKIAKVWALMASEDKNKNDIRKFEEIGTHSAAMRLAIGEAILFHNAIGGKRKEERLRYLSRYWMNKLKDVPKVGFNTSFDPKQSCAIANFKIDGIEPGAIGSYLMSKHKIFTTPIVHEEFIGIRITPNVYTTLWELDRFCNIVEDIARKGLPK